A single uncultured Acetobacterium sp. DNA region contains:
- the fdhF gene encoding formate dehydrogenase subunit alpha encodes MITLTINNKVLKAQAGQTILKIAEDNGIHIPTLCHMDGTHDTYSCRICVVEVEGAKALIPACAGIAEDGMVINTVSESVLSARRNIVNLLLSNGEHNCLSCEKSGECSLQSVSYELGIETPAFIMESMDKATVDDSSVMIVRDNRKCILCRRCVTACSEIVCNDVLSVGYRGSESAIVCDNNKPMGESSCVQCGHCVQVCPVGALVNKKSIGKARSWETKKVRTTCPYCGVGCQLYLHMKGDEIVKVTGVEDGFPNKGRLCVKGRYGYDFIYSNERLTTPLIKENGVFREASWDEALDLVASKFKEIIEKDGPDAVGGISCARSTNEDSYQMQKLFRAAFKSANIDHCARVCHAPTVAGLITSFGTGGMTNSIAEMAKTNCLFVIGSNMSEAHPVAATFVKNGKKNGAKLIVVDPRKTLLADRADEFAQIKVGSDVAFLNGLMNVLITEDLYDKEFVNNKCDNFDALKEKVLEYPPERVAEISGVPAEQIIRIARMLADNKPGMAMYTLGITEHTCGTNNVMSIANLQMLLGNIGKENAGVNPLRGQNNVQGACDMGALPNVYHGYQSVTDPAAKAKFEKAWNVDGLPDKLGMMIPDMISGLKTKAIKGLYIFGENIVATEPDIAHVIECLEAAEFVVVNEIFHNETTQYADVILPGAAWGEDEGTYTNCERRVSLVRKIKEAPGQAKPDWWIFKEIAKRFGQNWESNSGRELWDNEIAPLAPFFLGITYDRIQGDGMQWPCNCATDPGTQILHLDGNFTRGKGHLMAIDWTPPAEVPDTEYPFTLSTGRRLYHYHTRTQTGRAQGLNQLLPEEYADISEVDAKRLGIEHGEMIIVKSRRGSVFVKAQVSDRIPEGLVWMAIHFFENNANWLTTRASDTVTKTPEYKACAVDIQKIS; translated from the coding sequence ATGATTACTTTAACGATTAATAATAAAGTGCTGAAGGCTCAGGCAGGTCAGACAATTCTTAAAATAGCCGAAGATAACGGCATTCATATACCGACCCTGTGTCACATGGATGGCACTCACGATACCTATTCATGTCGCATCTGTGTGGTGGAGGTAGAAGGGGCAAAAGCACTGATTCCGGCTTGTGCAGGAATTGCTGAAGACGGTATGGTTATCAATACGGTTTCGGAAAGCGTCCTCAGTGCCCGTCGAAACATTGTTAACCTGCTTTTGTCCAATGGTGAACACAACTGCTTATCCTGTGAAAAAAGCGGGGAATGCAGTCTTCAGAGTGTGTCCTATGAACTGGGTATCGAAACCCCGGCCTTTATCATGGAAAGCATGGATAAGGCTACTGTAGATGATTCCAGTGTGATGATCGTCAGAGACAACCGCAAATGTATTCTCTGTCGGCGTTGCGTCACTGCCTGCAGTGAGATTGTCTGCAATGATGTTTTATCGGTAGGTTACCGAGGCAGCGAGTCGGCTATTGTCTGTGATAATAACAAGCCAATGGGGGAATCCAGCTGTGTTCAATGCGGGCACTGTGTGCAGGTCTGTCCGGTGGGGGCACTGGTCAATAAAAAATCCATTGGCAAGGCCCGCTCCTGGGAGACCAAAAAAGTTCGCACGACCTGTCCCTACTGTGGGGTTGGCTGTCAGCTATATCTTCACATGAAGGGCGACGAAATTGTCAAAGTCACCGGTGTGGAAGATGGTTTTCCGAATAAAGGCCGACTTTGCGTTAAAGGCCGTTATGGCTATGACTTTATTTATTCAAATGAACGGCTGACCACTCCGCTGATCAAAGAAAATGGTGTTTTCCGAGAAGCGTCATGGGATGAAGCTCTGGATCTGGTCGCCTCAAAATTCAAAGAGATTATTGAAAAGGATGGTCCCGATGCTGTTGGCGGAATCAGCTGTGCCAGAAGCACCAATGAAGACTCTTATCAGATGCAGAAACTGTTTAGAGCGGCATTTAAATCGGCCAATATCGACCACTGTGCCAGAGTGTGCCATGCCCCTACAGTAGCCGGCTTGATCACCTCATTCGGAACCGGGGGAATGACCAACTCCATTGCTGAAATGGCTAAAACCAACTGTCTGTTTGTCATCGGTTCAAATATGTCGGAAGCTCATCCGGTGGCCGCAACCTTTGTTAAGAATGGCAAAAAGAACGGTGCCAAGCTGATCGTCGTGGATCCTCGTAAAACTCTGCTGGCTGATCGGGCTGATGAGTTTGCCCAGATCAAGGTGGGTTCGGATGTAGCCTTCCTGAATGGCCTCATGAACGTGCTCATCACCGAAGATCTCTATGACAAGGAATTCGTGAATAATAAATGCGATAATTTTGATGCCCTGAAAGAAAAAGTGTTGGAATATCCGCCGGAGCGGGTAGCCGAAATCAGCGGAGTGCCGGCAGAACAGATCATCAGAATTGCCAGAATGCTGGCCGACAATAAACCGGGAATGGCTATGTACACCCTGGGAATCACCGAGCATACCTGCGGCACTAACAATGTTATGTCCATTGCCAACCTGCAGATGCTGCTGGGCAATATTGGAAAAGAAAATGCCGGAGTCAACCCACTGCGAGGCCAGAACAACGTTCAGGGGGCCTGCGACATGGGGGCGCTTCCTAATGTTTATCATGGTTATCAGAGCGTCACCGATCCGGCGGCCAAAGCAAAATTTGAGAAAGCCTGGAATGTGGACGGCCTGCCGGATAAACTGGGAATGATGATTCCGGATATGATTAGTGGCCTGAAGACCAAAGCGATAAAGGGACTCTATATTTTTGGCGAGAACATTGTCGCTACGGAACCGGATATTGCTCATGTTATTGAATGCCTGGAGGCGGCTGAATTTGTCGTCGTCAACGAGATTTTTCATAATGAAACCACCCAATATGCTGATGTGATTCTGCCAGGTGCGGCCTGGGGCGAAGATGAAGGTACCTATACCAATTGTGAAAGACGGGTCAGTCTGGTCAGAAAAATAAAAGAAGCGCCGGGACAGGCGAAGCCGGACTGGTGGATCTTTAAAGAGATTGCCAAACGTTTCGGTCAGAACTGGGAATCAAACAGTGGTCGAGAATTATGGGACAACGAGATTGCACCGTTGGCGCCGTTTTTCCTGGGGATTACCTATGATCGGATTCAAGGTGACGGAATGCAGTGGCCGTGCAATTGTGCGACTGATCCGGGAACACAAATCCTTCATCTTGATGGTAACTTCACCCGAGGTAAGGGTCATCTGATGGCTATCGACTGGACCCCCCCAGCTGAAGTGCCGGATACTGAATATCCTTTTACCTTAAGCACCGGCAGACGGCTCTATCATTATCATACTCGAACCCAAACTGGACGCGCCCAAGGACTGAATCAGTTGTTGCCGGAAGAATATGCCGATATTTCGGAAGTGGATGCTAAACGCCTTGGCATCGAACATGGGGAAATGATTATTGTCAAATCCAGGCGTGGATCCGTTTTTGTCAAAGCTCAGGTATCTGACCGGATTCCAGAAGGATTGGTTTGGATGGCCATCCATTTCTTCGAAAATAATGCCAACTGGCTGACTACAAGAGCTAGCGATACAGTAACCAAGACACCGGAATACAAAGCTTGTGCAGTGGATATTCAAAAAATTTCTTAA
- a CDS encoding formate--tetrahydrofolate ligase: MKTDVQIAQEAKLQPIAQVAEKLGITADELELYGNHKAKVSLSVLKDNQDKPDGKLILVTAINPTPAGEGKTTTNVGLSMALNYIGKKTITTLREPSLGPCFGVKGGAAGGGYSQVVPMDDINLHFTGDFHAITSAHSLLAALLDNHLHQGNVLNIDMDRIVWRRVVDMNDRALRDITVAQGSRANGVERQTGYDITVASEIMAILCLASSLTDLKERLGRMIVAYNTEEKAVTANDLEATGAMALLLKDAIKPNLVQTLENTPAFIHGGPFANIAHGCNSVLATKTALKLADYVVTEAGFGADLGAEKFFNIKCRYAGLKPNAVVIVATVRALKMNGGVVKSELSKENVEAVTLGSANLVQHLENLKKFKVPVVVALNKFPTDTEAEFDAVKKACENKNVKVILSDVFSQGGKGGEELAREVVALCDLGESQFAPLYSLELPLEKKIETIAKEIYRADGVEYEPEARKQLDEIVALGFDHLPVCMAKTQYSFSDDQTLLGAPQDFDIHVKEVRLSAGAGFVVAITGAIMTMPGLPKVPAANGMDITEDGEIIGLS; this comes from the coding sequence ATGAAAACAGATGTACAGATCGCACAGGAAGCAAAATTGCAACCGATTGCACAGGTGGCCGAAAAATTGGGGATTACCGCAGATGAGCTGGAACTTTATGGAAATCATAAGGCAAAAGTATCTTTATCGGTATTAAAAGACAATCAGGACAAGCCGGATGGCAAACTCATCTTAGTGACAGCTATTAATCCCACCCCGGCGGGTGAAGGAAAAACCACCACAAATGTTGGTCTCTCCATGGCTCTTAATTATATCGGTAAAAAAACAATCACTACGTTAAGAGAACCATCATTAGGACCATGTTTTGGGGTCAAAGGGGGCGCCGCTGGCGGCGGATACTCCCAGGTAGTCCCAATGGATGATATTAATCTTCATTTCACCGGCGATTTCCATGCCATTACCTCAGCACACAGCTTGCTGGCGGCGTTGTTGGATAATCACCTCCATCAGGGAAATGTTTTAAACATCGATATGGACCGGATTGTCTGGAGACGAGTGGTTGACATGAATGACCGTGCCCTTCGTGATATTACAGTCGCTCAGGGAAGTAGAGCCAATGGCGTGGAACGACAAACCGGATACGACATTACCGTGGCATCGGAAATTATGGCCATCCTTTGTCTGGCTTCAAGTCTGACAGATCTTAAAGAACGGCTGGGTCGGATGATTGTTGCCTACAATACCGAAGAGAAAGCAGTCACTGCCAACGATCTGGAAGCTACTGGTGCCATGGCATTGCTTCTCAAAGATGCCATTAAACCGAATCTGGTCCAAACCCTTGAAAATACGCCAGCCTTCATTCACGGTGGTCCATTTGCAAATATTGCCCATGGTTGCAACTCGGTTCTAGCCACAAAGACGGCATTGAAACTGGCCGATTATGTTGTTACAGAAGCTGGTTTTGGCGCTGACTTGGGTGCTGAAAAATTCTTTAATATCAAATGCCGTTATGCCGGGTTAAAACCCAATGCTGTCGTCATTGTTGCCACTGTCCGGGCGCTAAAAATGAATGGTGGGGTTGTTAAGTCGGAACTGTCAAAAGAAAATGTGGAAGCAGTTACGTTAGGCAGTGCGAATCTGGTACAGCATCTGGAAAATCTCAAAAAGTTTAAAGTACCGGTGGTGGTCGCCCTTAACAAATTCCCAACCGATACGGAAGCAGAATTTGATGCCGTTAAAAAAGCCTGTGAAAACAAAAATGTCAAGGTGATCTTATCTGATGTATTTTCACAAGGCGGAAAAGGCGGCGAAGAACTGGCCAGGGAAGTTGTGGCACTTTGTGACCTGGGAGAATCTCAATTCGCACCGCTTTATTCTTTGGAGCTTCCTCTCGAAAAGAAAATTGAAACCATTGCCAAAGAAATCTACCGCGCTGATGGGGTCGAATATGAGCCAGAAGCAAGAAAACAATTGGATGAAATTGTCGCTTTAGGATTTGATCATTTGCCAGTATGTATGGCAAAAACCCAATACTCGTTCTCAGATGATCAGACTTTGTTGGGAGCACCCCAAGACTTTGATATTCATGTTAAAGAAGTGCGTCTCTCGGCCGGAGCTGGTTTTGTGGTAGCCATTACCGGAGCTATTATGACGATGCCGGGCCTTCCCAAGGTGCCGGCAGCTAATGGCATGGATATTACTGAAGACGGTGAAATCATCGGATTATCATAA
- a CDS encoding clostripain-related cysteine peptidase, translating into MKRKLLAVLITFAMALSLTACSDDGGGSNTHKNSGLNTTVKRSTDMVVSSSGALDIQRLSRTETKKMGEPGTWTIFVYMCGSDLESESGLATMDLQEMIDASQSDKIRFVVQTGGANAWDNDLVDDSLTQRFVIQNQKMEQVEETKESNMGSAQTLADFLDWGVANYPAEKMGLVFWNHGGGSITGVCFDEQNESDSLSLIEIENALTSVYPKMTDSFEFIGFDACLMGTLETGNMIAPHARYMYASEELEPGYGWDYKAIGNYIGKNPSVSGADLGKVVVDSFYDACAAIDSQNEATLACIDLSKIDELVYAFNDVAKDMYNGTTNADILSGMIKGITSAENYGGNNKSEGYTNMVDLGAILKNVTGKVPDTDKALAALNNCVVYMKNGSDKSESHGLAIYYPLAIQGSEELSIFKDICVSPYYMSFVDKMAYGSDTNGEFDGYSDANWFGENSLYWNNSYAEAAGADYWSNLDAETTGEYNFSEDESAVSFLSPPAINADGMYGFTISSDTLDNVDAVYCDVFMDAGDGDTLIELGLDDNITADWNTGKFEDNFNGYWVSLPDGQPLATYIVEQGDNYNIYTSPVMLNGVETNLRIRLDFAGDGNYTIKIIGAWDGIDETTGQSAKEITKLKKGDLITPMYYSYSMKNGDEGTYEGEAYTFNNDPVIYEEPLAVGDYYYSFQIDDIFGGSLYTDFEIFSVDANGDIYFNQ; encoded by the coding sequence ATGAAAAGAAAATTGTTGGCAGTGTTAATAACATTTGCTATGGCGCTGTCTCTGACAGCTTGTTCAGATGATGGCGGAGGATCCAATACCCACAAAAACAGTGGCTTGAATACGACCGTCAAGCGAAGTACGGATATGGTCGTTAGTTCCAGCGGGGCATTGGATATTCAGAGACTTTCACGAACCGAAACAAAAAAAATGGGGGAACCTGGAACCTGGACTATTTTTGTTTATATGTGTGGTTCCGATCTGGAAAGCGAAAGTGGATTGGCTACTATGGATCTGCAGGAGATGATTGACGCATCTCAGTCGGATAAGATCAGATTTGTTGTTCAAACTGGTGGTGCAAATGCCTGGGACAATGATCTGGTCGATGATTCATTAACCCAGCGATTTGTGATACAAAATCAGAAAATGGAACAGGTTGAGGAAACGAAGGAATCCAATATGGGTAGTGCCCAAACCCTGGCGGATTTTCTGGATTGGGGAGTTGCTAACTATCCTGCTGAAAAAATGGGGCTGGTTTTCTGGAATCACGGTGGCGGAAGTATTACCGGGGTTTGCTTTGATGAACAAAATGAAAGTGACAGCCTTTCACTCATTGAGATTGAAAATGCCTTAACCTCGGTTTATCCAAAGATGACCGACTCATTTGAGTTTATCGGTTTTGATGCCTGTCTGATGGGAACCCTGGAAACTGGCAACATGATCGCCCCTCATGCCCGGTATATGTATGCCTCTGAAGAACTGGAACCGGGTTATGGATGGGATTATAAAGCAATTGGGAATTATATTGGAAAAAATCCTAGCGTCAGTGGTGCCGATTTGGGCAAGGTTGTTGTAGATTCTTTCTATGACGCATGTGCTGCTATTGACAGTCAGAATGAAGCGACACTAGCCTGCATTGACCTTTCAAAAATAGATGAACTGGTCTATGCATTTAATGACGTGGCCAAGGATATGTATAATGGCACCACAAACGCTGATATTCTTTCAGGCATGATCAAAGGGATTACATCCGCTGAGAATTATGGTGGAAATAACAAATCCGAAGGTTATACCAACATGGTGGATCTGGGAGCGATTCTGAAAAATGTCACCGGTAAAGTGCCAGATACAGATAAGGCTTTGGCGGCCCTTAATAATTGTGTTGTTTATATGAAAAATGGCAGTGACAAGTCTGAATCTCATGGATTGGCAATTTATTATCCGTTGGCTATTCAGGGATCAGAAGAACTTTCCATCTTCAAAGATATTTGTGTCAGTCCCTATTATATGTCCTTTGTCGATAAAATGGCTTATGGCAGCGATACAAATGGTGAGTTTGATGGCTACAGCGATGCTAACTGGTTTGGCGAAAATTCACTATACTGGAACAACAGTTATGCCGAAGCGGCAGGCGCTGATTACTGGTCGAATTTGGACGCGGAAACCACGGGAGAGTACAACTTTAGTGAAGATGAAAGTGCGGTTTCCTTTTTATCACCACCGGCAATTAATGCCGATGGTATGTATGGATTTACCATTTCAAGTGACACTCTGGACAATGTCGATGCGGTTTACTGTGATGTGTTTATGGATGCTGGTGATGGCGACACCCTCATTGAATTGGGGCTGGATGATAATATTACAGCAGACTGGAATACCGGGAAATTCGAAGATAATTTTAATGGCTATTGGGTTTCTTTACCAGATGGTCAGCCCTTGGCCACCTATATTGTTGAACAAGGTGATAATTACAACATTTATACCTCGCCGGTGATGCTTAATGGAGTGGAAACCAATCTGAGAATCCGATTGGATTTTGCTGGTGATGGCAATTATACGATTAAGATTATTGGCGCTTGGGATGGTATTGATGAGACAACCGGTCAATCAGCAAAAGAGATTACCAAGCTTAAAAAGGGTGATCTGATCACACCGATGTATTATTCTTATAGTATGAAGAATGGCGATGAAGGCACATATGAAGGAGAAGCATATACCTTTAATAATGACCCTGTGATTTATGAAGAACCGCTGGCAGTCGGTGACTACTACTACTCTTTCCAAATCGATGATATTTTCGGTGGTTCTCTCTATACTGATTTTGAAATCTTTTCAGTTGATGCCAACGGCGATATTTATTTTAACCAATAA
- a CDS encoding FAD-dependent protein: MIRIPNLKLRIDKAADRTAEKQALQNAILSKLKINGNELIAFRIFKKSIDARKKDAIVYVYTVDASVKNESAILKKCGKTGITASPDMSYQNVVPGNEILNHRPVIIGMGPAGLFAGLMLAQNGYAPIILERGDAVDTRATKIDAFWKTGKLDIESNVQFGEGGAGTFSDGKLTTLINDPRCRSILESFIAAGAPEEILYMSKPHIGTDLLRETVKNIRTKIIENGGDVRFQSKVTDFIIENGQLAGLIINDHEQLDCSTALLGIGHSARDTFEILHQRGITMTPKPFSIGVRIEHSQKLIDRSQYGTSAGSQRLGSADYKLSYHSPSGRSAYTFCMCPGGYVVAAASEENGVVTNGMSEHQRDGENANAALLVGVHPEDFGDDHPLAGVAFQRKWEQLAFKLGGKNYHAPAQLVGDFLADKPSTQWGSLKPTYTPGLVLVQLKDCLPDYVIATMKEALIHFDTKIKGFATNDSIMTGVETRSSSPVRINRDDNNISNIQGLYPMGEGAGYAGGIMSSAVDGLKTAEKLMFRFARFGN, encoded by the coding sequence ATGATTCGAATACCCAACCTAAAACTTAGAATTGATAAGGCAGCAGATCGCACTGCTGAAAAACAAGCATTACAAAACGCCATCCTTTCTAAACTTAAAATTAATGGCAATGAACTGATTGCTTTTCGCATATTTAAAAAATCCATTGACGCCAGAAAAAAAGATGCCATTGTCTACGTTTATACCGTTGATGCATCCGTTAAAAATGAATCGGCCATTTTAAAAAAATGTGGAAAAACCGGGATCACAGCCAGTCCTGATATGTCCTATCAAAATGTTGTACCAGGAAACGAAATCTTAAATCATCGACCCGTGATCATCGGCATGGGACCAGCCGGTCTATTCGCGGGACTGATGCTGGCCCAAAATGGCTATGCCCCAATTATTCTTGAAAGAGGCGATGCTGTGGATACCCGGGCGACCAAAATCGACGCCTTCTGGAAAACCGGAAAACTGGATATTGAAAGTAATGTTCAGTTTGGTGAAGGTGGTGCTGGAACCTTTTCCGACGGTAAATTGACCACCCTCATCAATGACCCCCGATGTCGCAGTATTTTGGAATCCTTTATTGCTGCTGGAGCTCCTGAAGAAATCCTGTATATGAGCAAACCTCATATTGGAACCGATCTGCTGCGTGAGACCGTGAAGAATATCAGAACCAAAATTATTGAAAACGGTGGTGATGTGCGGTTTCAATCAAAGGTAACGGATTTCATCATCGAAAATGGGCAGCTTGCCGGTCTGATTATTAATGATCATGAACAATTAGACTGCTCGACCGCTCTGCTAGGCATCGGCCACAGCGCCCGGGATACTTTTGAAATCCTCCATCAACGGGGGATCACCATGACTCCGAAACCATTTTCGATTGGGGTACGTATCGAACATTCCCAAAAGCTCATTGACCGCTCGCAATACGGCACTTCGGCTGGAAGTCAGAGACTGGGCTCCGCTGATTACAAGCTTTCCTATCATTCTCCCAGTGGACGTTCGGCTTACACCTTCTGTATGTGTCCGGGCGGCTATGTAGTAGCGGCCGCATCTGAAGAAAACGGCGTTGTTACCAATGGTATGAGCGAACACCAGCGGGATGGCGAAAATGCCAATGCCGCACTCCTGGTTGGCGTTCATCCGGAAGATTTTGGCGATGATCATCCTTTAGCCGGGGTTGCGTTTCAGCGAAAATGGGAGCAACTTGCCTTTAAATTGGGTGGCAAAAATTACCATGCTCCGGCGCAATTGGTGGGTGATTTTTTGGCTGACAAACCAAGTACCCAATGGGGCAGTTTAAAGCCAACCTATACCCCCGGACTTGTCTTGGTCCAACTCAAAGACTGTCTACCGGATTACGTTATAGCCACCATGAAAGAAGCACTGATTCATTTTGATACTAAAATCAAAGGTTTTGCTACGAACGATAGTATCATGACTGGGGTAGAAACCCGCAGCTCTTCTCCGGTTCGAATTAACCGTGATGACAATAACATCTCCAATATTCAGGGACTCTATCCCATGGGGGAAGGTGCCGGCTATGCTGGTGGGATCATGTCTTCGGCTGTGGATGGCCTCAAGACAGCAGAAAAGCTGATGTTTCGCTTTGCCAGATTTGGTAACTGA
- a CDS encoding HD domain-containing phosphohydrolase, translating to MTSYMDKTASRTEITNNSECLPCYSALEKEKKLVIISQLSKEFIENSGKIIDYQKITNDARLLSEAKYISFNLFEENGEDFTTVAMSGLPKHIQIASELMGFNLIGKKWSRDEERIKKIRDQNITYFDSLGDLSGTVIFPGVIKTLERVFKIGQVVVVKIMKDGKQLGDFTMIMEQGVEFIYPDILEIYASMVGLYIEKRKSEGQYQKLFQEMLDGFALYEIIYDELDRPSDYRYLGVNPAFEKMMSIPTAGIIGKTLLEIQTDIEEIIIDSFNKVALTGESQFSEMYVTCLNKHFEVSIYQPRQHKVAAMFRDVTDRRKKEKEFIYLSYHDYLTGLYNRRYFDEAMERLNTSENMPLTIMLGDVNGLKQINDVFGYLEGDRLIKKAADVLKMTCSSDHIVARIGGDEFGIIMTRTDAVHAQTVLDEIKHLENLARFKVSSLYMSFGYGVSQDDQDMSQKIFTRAENAMYRVKIYERSSSRSQSIHIIMNTLFEKSEREMMHSKRVGEIAATIAMTMKYDDNFVNQTRTAGFLHDIGKIGIAEEILNKAGRLENSEWEEIGKHPEKGWRILGHSEEYFELAEIILHHHEWWDGSGYPHKIGGLAIPVQARIIAVADAFDAMTELRTYKQTMSKTEAVVELKKCAGTQFDPDVVTAFERCVNLVLV from the coding sequence ATGACTTCATATATGGATAAAACAGCCTCAAGGACTGAAATCACAAACAACTCAGAATGTTTACCATGTTATTCCGCTCTGGAGAAAGAAAAGAAACTGGTCATTATTTCTCAGTTGTCAAAAGAATTTATTGAAAATTCTGGTAAAATCATTGATTATCAAAAAATTACAAATGACGCAAGGCTTTTGTCAGAAGCCAAATATATCAGTTTTAATCTATTTGAAGAAAATGGCGAAGACTTTACGACTGTTGCCATGTCAGGATTGCCAAAACACATTCAAATAGCAAGTGAGCTTATGGGCTTCAATCTCATTGGAAAAAAATGGAGTCGAGATGAGGAACGAATCAAAAAAATCAGGGATCAGAACATTACCTATTTCGATTCGTTAGGGGACTTAAGTGGTACAGTTATATTTCCAGGTGTTATTAAGACCTTGGAGCGGGTGTTTAAAATTGGGCAGGTTGTTGTTGTTAAAATTATGAAAGATGGCAAGCAACTCGGCGATTTTACCATGATTATGGAACAAGGAGTGGAATTTATCTATCCTGATATTCTTGAGATTTATGCTTCCATGGTTGGGTTGTATATAGAAAAAAGAAAATCTGAAGGCCAATACCAAAAACTCTTTCAAGAAATGCTTGATGGATTCGCTTTATATGAAATAATTTATGATGAACTTGATCGACCCAGTGATTACCGTTATTTAGGTGTCAATCCGGCTTTTGAAAAGATGATGAGCATTCCGACAGCGGGAATTATTGGAAAAACGCTACTTGAAATTCAGACAGACATCGAAGAAATTATAATTGACTCTTTTAACAAGGTTGCTCTTACCGGCGAATCTCAATTTAGTGAGATGTATGTGACCTGTTTAAATAAACATTTTGAAGTCAGTATTTATCAGCCCAGACAGCATAAGGTCGCCGCTATGTTCAGGGATGTTACTGATCGTCGAAAGAAAGAAAAAGAGTTTATTTATTTAAGCTATCATGACTATCTCACCGGACTTTATAACAGACGTTATTTTGATGAAGCGATGGAACGGCTTAACACCTCAGAGAATATGCCACTTACCATCATGTTGGGTGATGTGAATGGTCTTAAGCAGATTAATGATGTGTTTGGTTATTTAGAAGGTGATCGGCTTATAAAAAAAGCTGCCGACGTACTAAAAATGACATGTTCATCAGATCATATCGTGGCAAGAATCGGTGGCGATGAATTTGGGATTATTATGACGCGTACCGATGCAGTTCATGCTCAGACCGTTCTGGATGAGATTAAGCACCTGGAAAATCTGGCTCGATTTAAAGTAAGTAGTCTTTATATGTCTTTTGGATATGGTGTGAGTCAAGATGATCAGGATATGAGCCAGAAGATTTTCACTCGAGCTGAGAACGCGATGTATCGGGTTAAAATATACGAACGCTCAAGCTCAAGAAGCCAATCCATTCATATTATTATGAATACCTTGTTTGAAAAAAGTGAACGTGAAATGATGCATTCAAAACGGGTTGGCGAGATTGCGGCGACAATTGCCATGACCATGAAATATGATGACAATTTTGTAAATCAAACCAGGACAGCTGGTTTTTTACATGATATTGGAAAAATAGGAATTGCTGAAGAAATATTGAATAAGGCTGGACGTCTGGAGAATTCTGAGTGGGAAGAAATTGGCAAACACCCAGAAAAAGGATGGCGCATACTGGGCCATTCGGAAGAGTATTTTGAATTGGCAGAGATCATCCTTCATCATCACGAGTGGTGGGATGGTTCAGGTTATCCTCACAAAATAGGTGGATTGGCAATTCCTGTTCAGGCCCGGATCATAGCTGTTGCCGATGCATTTGATGCGATGACTGAGCTGCGTACCTATAAGCAGACAATGAGTAAAACTGAAGCAGTCGTGGAGCTTAAAAAGTGTGCCGGAACTCAGTTTGACCCTGATGTTGTCACGGCGTTTGAGAGATGTGTCAACTTAGTGTTGGTTTAG
- a CDS encoding TetR/AcrR family transcriptional regulator: protein MKKSLIKRRESIIVSTIETLNAVGLQNLSTKLIAKREGVSEGTLFRHFKNKTEIMLAVVDHFSQYDDAIIETCRRKNLSPLEAIRYFYNAYAEYYQNYPEITVVVQAYDSLMCDTELIEKTRAIIYKRSDFIVNMIKEAQANKTIRSDLDAQIIENILSGGSKEICLKWRMKKFDFSIKEKTSEMVNVILNGFLQK from the coding sequence ATGAAAAAGTCTTTAATAAAAAGGCGGGAAAGTATTATCGTTTCAACGATTGAAACCTTAAATGCAGTTGGCCTTCAAAATCTATCCACTAAGCTGATAGCAAAGCGGGAAGGGGTATCGGAAGGGACACTGTTTCGGCATTTTAAAAACAAGACTGAAATTATGTTGGCAGTGGTTGACCATTTCAGCCAGTATGATGATGCTATTATTGAAACCTGCAGACGAAAAAATCTTTCGCCGTTGGAAGCCATCCGATATTTTTATAACGCTTATGCTGAATATTATCAAAACTATCCGGAGATAACCGTGGTGGTTCAGGCCTATGACAGCTTGATGTGTGATACAGAACTCATCGAAAAAACAAGAGCGATCATTTATAAACGATCTGATTTTATTGTGAACATGATCAAAGAAGCACAAGCGAATAAAACCATTCGATCAGACTTAGATGCACAGATAATTGAGAATATTCTCTCTGGTGGCAGCAAGGAAATTTGTTTGAAGTGGCGAATGAAGAAATTTGATTTTTCAATAAAAGAAAAAACATCAGAAATGGTTAATGTAATTTTAAATGGATTTTTACAAAAATAG